Part of the Megalopta genalis isolate 19385.01 chromosome 6, iyMegGena1_principal, whole genome shotgun sequence genome, CCTGGTATTTCACAGAAACAATATTTTAAAATCAaatacatttgtttcgtcaCTCGCAAAACTGTGCGTGTCTAATTACTATTACATGGAGAGACAATAAAAAGAATGTCGAAAATACTATTTTCATGGAACATTATTAGATACATGctataaatttattcaatactaatttgttaaataaagaaataacgtATTGTAGAAATTTACCCTGCATGCTTTAAAGAGTTACATGCTGTACATAAATTAAAAGTGTCAAATTCAGAACAGAAGTCTACAAATTTTTACAattgtatttctattttgcattacaAATTTTTCACATTTGTTCAACTTCAGTTTTATGCTGAAGTACATAACTTTATACATTTGCCCTGGaattatacattaataataGACCAATTAATTTACATAAAAAATACATACACTATTATTCCGTACACTACATACCGAAActaagaataaataataattttgtcaaGAACTTTATTTGTAAGTTAAAACCATATTTTATTTTCACACAAGAATTTTATCAAACTATTGTTGTACCATCCCAGGGTTATATTCAAACATCTTCAAATAAAAGCACCATTATTAAAACGCAATCCATACAGTTGCAACATTTACTTAAATTAAACAATGTGATTGCACGCATCTTAAATTTGATCAACTTTAGTTTGTATAAATCTTACTACATATAAAGTTatgtaataatatgaataatctCCGTACACATTTTAGTAACTATAtctaaattacaaaattttaaataatataatttagtaGTATAGCatttcttataataataataataataaaaataattacttctaaaatttatatatttgatTTTATCTACTACTATTTCTCTTTGTAAACACTTCCATATGTTAAAATAAAATTCACATTTGACAGTTGTTAAGCTTTTGTTTTCTTCGTACTTTTGTATTTTTAATGGTATCAATAggttataaatataaatctttcttaagaaataaatgatttcatTGGTACTACCTTCATATAAACATCAAACGAATCTAATATCTTACGCCTATTAGACGatcgtaaaataaatatatcgaCATTTGCGTGAAAATTGAAATGTAATTTAATACATGTTACAGTAAAAATATTGACTGTAAGTACGTAACATTATGTAAGTAATAAATTACGAGGTAATTAGTAAAAAAGTGTCATAAAATTAacaatgaattgaaaatgattaaaaaatattaattggACATTTAAACCATGAACGTACtcctttgtataaaataatacacTGTTTGACTTCTTAAAAgagtatgaaataaaattgttttaaagGTAGGAACTTACGAGTTAAGAATGCATGTCGCGATACTGAACAATTTTTGAGATAGTTGCAACAGaagatttaaataatatataacatttaaACATAATAATGTAGATCTGTAATACATAATCTGTATATTATATTCCATAATCTGGTTAAAATTCTATGTCGTAACAGGTAGTTGTATGTTGTGAACAGTATGAAATCATGCTATACAAAAGCCTATGAAGCATAGCATTGTAGTTCATATTAGCAGTTCACTTAGCTATATGAAAATATCTCTAaacatttttaaagaaattgcaTATTATTTTTTGGTCAGAAGACTAATGTGAGAAAACGTATTATCATTTAGAGCGCAAATTTTCTTCTTCGTCATCGCTATAGTCATCACTTAAGTAATAACTATTTCCTGAAAATTCAAAACGGCCAGTCTTTTTTGGTGGTGgactgtaaaataaaataagtatattAGACACAGTCATATTTTTACAAACAATAGatatgtgtatatacatatataaataaatttaaacaattcatTAAGGTCGTAAGATCATTATGGTTTTTTTTTATTAGCAAAAAGAGAAATAATTTTTGATAATTGGGGATACAGTTCATATTACACAATTAAAAACACTGATTATTACGCGTCAGAAAGTcatatttaaattttgttatgtatatgtacatatacatatacaatatgtatGTTACAAAATATGTTACAAAACGTGAATACATACACCGTaagtataaaatatgataatatCGCACCTCATATGTGccatatgaaatttgtatgtgatgtgtacagtgaagattaacaataaattatatacgtcgaagtacgaaaataatattttaatttaaataattccgtgaccgaacagaattcaacgaataattcgGAAAGCTATTTTATTGATAAATAATCCCGTTACAAAATGTGAAGAATTTGTTTGTTTCagaaatgtgaaaaatattattaataagaaactcacccatttagttgtaaatccatcTCATGCTCGGAAATATGTGCAGAAGGATAGTGCATTAACCTCAtgcaatgtatgatgaactgcacagctgatctgtgtACGACGGTGACATGTCTCATAAATCGGCACTTTTTGGACACACATATTAAATCAGGAAAGTTAGTCcataattattattgaataagtgatcagtgttcaGTGATAGTGCAATGAAAGTGGACGTTAGAATAGCCTGCCCGAACACATCCTTCTGTTCATCACCGTGGAACACaaatcagctgtgcagttcatcatacattgcgcgaggtcaatgcactatcctcctgcacataTTTCCGAGCATGAAGTgaatttacaactaaatgggtgagtttcttattaataatatttttcacatttctGAAACAAACAAATCCTTTATGTTCTGTAACGGAGTGATTTATCAATAAAATAGCTTTGCGAATTATTCGTTAAAATCCGTTCAGCACGGAGCCTGAGCATAGCCCCCTCCTACTGTCGCGCCCCGAAGCGAAACCGGGTTCGGCTCACTGGTACGACCACCATTCAGCTGCCAAGCTCGCTAATCATTCAtcactgttcttcgttaataactggtaaataaagccgcgaattgcatttttgctaaaaaaaatgttgcttgaaatgacctcaggaacctctcatatcccgcttgtacaataattttggtgtatatatatattatcatattttatatttatagtgTATTCACATACAAATTTTGTAAGATACAATGTTTAAATTAAATCGAAAAATGAAGAAACTTTGAACACGCTTTTCTGAAGTATAATTATCAGTGCTTTTAAATGTGTAACATGAATTGTATCCCTAATTAtcaaaaattatttcttttttcttaatGAATTGTTCAAATTTCTTCTAACGATTTTAGCAGTATTAGTAACAAGCATCAAAGAAATTGCATATTATTACTTACTATTAATCTCATTAATTTAACAACATAGGATAGTATACTAACATAACATGCTGCAAGTGGATGGTGTGAAGTATTGAAGGTTTTCGTATGGAAGCGGTACAGAATGAAGTAGTGTTGCATATTAATCAATTGACTTGAATGCTGAGATGTACCTTGTTTGATCTTCTTCATTATTGCTGCTATTACTGCTATTAGGACTGCCATCCCTTTTTGGACTTGCAGGAGGAGATAGTGCTTGCATCAAACGACCTTTACTTTCATTCCAAATTGTCGACTGTGGATAACAAAAAATTATGTTATAATGGTATATACATAACAATACAATGCAATACAATAAAATTCCACGAACAGATTTTAAAAATTTAAGTTCATAATTATCGATTTAGTTTGAAAAATGCAATGACTAATATTAATAGGTTGTTTAATAAACATTGTGAATCTATATTTTGACATACCATAATAGTGAGTACAAAATACCTACCAATCTGCCTTCTCTGCCAAATAATAGCAGAAAAGCATCAATAAAATCTCGAGACTTTTCTTCCCATTTACTAATCATATCCATACGTTTTTCACCAATGTTTTCCATAACACGTTTTCCCTTATCTTTTAAATCATCAAATTTATTCTGCAACCGAAATTTCTTTTCCTACAATTAGAAACTATTTAGCATAAAATGATATAACTGCATTCTACATTACAGCATTTATTACATACATTGAGAAAAGAAACATTCAGTTCTTTGGCACTGTAACCTCGTGCAAGATTTCTTCTTACATAAATATCATAATCCTTAACTATTCTGGCTACAATATCTGATGTTGATACTCCTTCTGTTCTTTGTGTAGCTACAAACATACCTTTTGCTTTCAATGCAGCATACACATCTGTACTATCATCCGTCATGTAGGGTATATCATCATGTGCAACAAAATCGATCTGCAATATTGATTACCATGCTATTAACAAttcatatttctatttttaataaTGAAAATTAGTCACATGGTCAATTATACCTTATGTCTTTTTAGAAACTCATCATCCAACTCCCATGGAGCATCTCTAACTACTTCATCTACATATCGACAATGCCTTACTGCATCATACCTTTCAATATCAGTCATCACAGTTCTACCTTTCTTACTATGGGTAAGCTCATCATTACAAACTGTAAAACCGTAAAATTTATGTCGTATTTTTTTCTGTTCATTTACTTTCATCTTCATTGCAAAATCAAAAACATGTATTCTACAATCCTTTGCATTCTGTGATATTGCACCTCATTTAAAGTATATGCTTTATAATCTATGCTACTTCTATATTTCAAGCACTATAGTGAAATTATATTCATTGCACTCACCTCCAACAATAAGGTAAACATTTGGGAAAATATTTTTTGCTTGTAAGAGTTGTCGTGCGTGTCCTTGATGAAATAGATCATAAATACCATCTGCATATACCCTGACTTTCCTAGGAGCTAAAATAAAGATTATGTTACTTACCGATATTTCAAATAAAGCCCTGAAGCTTCTGCTCATCTGACAACCATTTAAACTAACCTTTACCACTTTTTGCCATTTTCAATGTAATGCGAATATTATAGTCACATACACCTCTTTCAGCAATTGCTTCAGGTTCATCGCTGAATGGAGCTTCCATGCAGATAgactgaaataaattataattacaataaaaaaataataaacttTACAATACCTATACTGAAGATATGATTGATTAAGTAATCAATTACTTAATCAATCATATCTTCAGTATAGGTAAATCAGGTATGTAAATAAGAAAACACCTGACTAATTAATGATCCACAATGTCCATATGAAAGTAAAACTTAGAAAATAGAAAAGTAAAAGtgcaaatataattaaatttaactTTACCTCATTTCTTAAAATACTATGGAAAGCCTAAAGTTTCTAATGACAATGAATGTGTTAATAAACATTAATAATTCATCAGAAtcattattacatttattaattttttaagatTTACGTATTCAACATAGTACAATTGAAATAGATCCATTGATCtttaataagaaaataaataaatataactttaataatatattgtattcaaaattactaaaattattaaaaaaaaaaattaaactcACTGGAAGTTCTTTGTAGCAAACAGAAATTTCACTACCATATTTTTTCTGTGAAACTTGATCTGATTCATTATTTGATGTCCTGTTGGTCCCCCAAGTCATTGTCACCAACTGttaagattattaaaaaaaaagtactTTATAAACATTTGTATGTTTTTATACCAAATTGTTTCTATAGTTATTTCCTTAATGTTTCGTAGACAAAAAATTCTTAttcttttaaaaaaagaataattCCTAATTATACATAATAGAACATCTTTTCCAAAATACATCACAAGATATATTAGGTGGTTATTAGATGTTTTATTAATATGTAGTTATTTGTGTTAGACATTAAAATAAGATTAATCACACAATGATTTGTCCACAGTATTATATCAAATAGATAAGCCAATGATCTTGCATCGTATTATGTCATTATCATTAAAAGCACTCGCTTCCATATTGTGACTTTGACATTCAAAACAAATTATCTCTATATGATTAGAGATAAATTTTGACCTACATATAAACTTTGTATCGATTGATGTGACTACATTAGAAAACaagatattataatgatatagatttagattataaatataacaaatgtagattaatattatcaaaataaaaatcagaaatttaattaatttctataaCATAATACAATCTGCTAACATATGTTAATAACAAAACACAATAATACATATACAAGACAATTAATAATGTAAATGTAGTAACATGAAATTaagttattttttaaattaaattacaaataagaaataaataaatatttaaaatgttaaaatataCTTACAGGATAAATTTGGGAGTCTTCTGTAGAACAAGATGCACTCTCTCCGTTTTGACTATTTGTGTATGACGTAGAATTTAACATAGTTTCTTCTCTAGCACGTTTTCTAGACATCTTCTATTGTTTCAATTTCTTGCCATATAAATCCtattaaataatacaaatagataTTATTAACATCAACTGTTTAACATAATTATTTCATGGAAGATATAAAAAAGCTtctaatttgaataattttcaaTGCTAGATAAACTATatgataagaaataaaaaattatgtattataatatactacacTCAAAAATGTTTTGATTATTTATagcatatataatttataaaagaaATTGAACTAAAAGATTAAAATCTCTTTTAACATGAATGTGGTCCTACTATTCCTGTTCTTAGATGTATGCATTAACTTTAACTAGATAAAATTTTATGTATACGTTTACACTTTCTTTTGATAAAGAAGTCGATTTCATTGATTATTGATCAAGTGACCAAATACCTTTTGAGTGTATacgctgaaatataaaatcataaatGTCTCAAACTAAAAAGGACTTGATTTATACCTATAACAATTATAAAGAAAGTAACATATGAATACAGTATGCATGAAAGATAGGTTaatttaaaaatagaaaaactaaaaatatttacaaaatacTTCGTACAACAAAAAAATCTATAAATACTATTTAGTATATAATTAGAATTGATAGTAGCAAAACGGATATTGTTTAAAGTTTAATATATgtttagaaatattatttctttatttaaatatttcttaaCATCATTTGACGAACTATATTTAATGATATGTACAGAAACTGAAAAAATTTACCTGATTAtctcataaattattttaagaTTATGAATTAACTTCATCGTATGGCATTAAATATACAAATCATTGTAATTATAAAGTGTTCGTGAATAGGTGTTCAATCTGTTAGAACCATTTACGGGAATgccaatatttttataaatcagTTATATTTACTGTTATTGTGCATTGGTTTTTTTAACGAAATTCAAAAATATTCATCCATCCTGCACAAATAATTCAGATGTTAGAAatacattaaaaaatttaaataacatGAATGCATACACGAATCAAAATGTAACGAAAAACGCGTGGCTacaaacacaatatctagaacgTAACAATAGTATGTATAATGAAGCGAAAAAACGTGAGAAGCTAAGTGACTTGATGATCTGGCTTTCGATAGTCTGTTGTATGTACTGTCTGTCATTAAAAGAATTTCCATTTCATTTTTTCAAAAATCACTTGAACGACACAAACGTTTTCACGCCCTTATTTTGTTACGCGTAACTACTGCATGAACAAGTAATAGGCTATGACGAAAAATCGAAGTGTGTTCCCGTTAGAAGTTTATCGAACTCGAACTTTGATGAATTTTTGTGAAACACTTTGATGGCAAGAATTCTAGAGAAAGTTCGTATAAAGTCCAACAAATATTTCACATTTAACATTACTAGTACATACTATTTAACAGCTGAGCCAGCAGACACCCGCCACGACACTTGTCGTGGATATTCTGCACACTGCACGCGCTTCAATACACAGCCAGGGCCGAATAACAGCACCGTGAATCCCAGGTAATAAAGTGCAAAGTATACCTGTATGATGTGTACGTATTCTGCATTAAAAGAGTATGCCAATTACGATTGAGGGCAAGAAACCGTACAACTTTATTTAAATCTAGCTTTTTTTTAcaaatagtaaaaataaaagtaagGAAATCTCAATTCTATCAAACACGATTCCTTACGAATCCTTGCCGTAAAGTAGAAGTCGCAtaataaatttatgaaaatagaCAGACTTAATCATATTAATAGTtatatatgaatctaaattagTTCTTAAttgaaaccatttgttttgatcACTATTACTTATAATCAATATTGTATGGAAATTATTAAGTTAAAAATATGGAAAGTGTGTGACAATAATGTTGTCATAGCATAATACTAACTTATCAACacaaaaaatcaattttaaaattGCCGCCTAGAAGGCGCTGTAGGGAAAAGAATTAATACAATTTAAACTTTCTCACTATTTGAGGTAACgtacatttaaaaaataacaGGTACACCAAGTATGCTTTTTAACCGTCGATGTATACTAAAAATCAATTTAACACAATGTCACTTGATTGTATGAAATGAGCTTGAAGTGCACGAACACGTAGATACAAAGGAGTTTCACGATAGAATGACCGCCCGTCAGTTATGAAAGAGGGGGAGAACGATGACGTAATATCGGATGATCAGAGGCGTCATGCGTCACATTATTTGTATGTAATATCACATGCGCATAAGTATgtccatatatatgtatacgaacatttaattagaaagaaataatacataataaaattattttctttaatttgcTGTTATACAGTTAAAGAATCTGcagataaaaagaaaatattatcatGAATACTTCCTTTACAGTAAAACAATCAATTATTGAACATTTGAAATCCTATTTGTACAGATTTGAAAAGTTATAATTACTTGAAGTGATAATACTATTAAAATAATCGTAATCACGAAATGTTTATGTAAGTAATGAGTTATGTAAATTTTTAAGGAAATTTTCATGGTATGTGTGATAAGTTTCGCTGCTTTCATTTATCTATCTCTGCTGTATTTATACATCGCAtcggtaaaaatatttaatctaAAATATGTATGTACGAAGATAAAATATAGTTAACATATTTATTATGAACGTAATGCTCTAttcatatgtatgtatattattattctattttaaaataaattgtaaaatcAGTGTATGTACTTACAGTTTTATCATATAATTCAATGTTTATAAAGGCAACGTTAATTATTGTTGCGACATTTCTAGCATCGCATTTACTTACGAAGTAAATCAAGATTAATGTAGATTAAAATTTGCATACAGTGTAGCTCTAAGATTGACCATTTTAATACAGAAAGTAATGTTTTCTGaaaaattttacagaaaatttatgtATGATACATTTATTTATGTAGTTTACCTAAAACATAATATTTATGTCTACTCTTGCTTGTCATATTTGAACACACCTAATCTGTACAtatttatgtacatatataaGTAGTTTCCTCTTTTTTTACATTAATTCAGAAACTgctatatgtatataacatACATACTGAAATGATGCAATCTATGTTGTGTCTACTTGATAAGGGAGTGTGAACAATAAAAAGAACTTGTATATAATTTCACCATACTATTCAACTGACCTATCACTCATAAAATGATACGAAGGGAGAAAATTGCTCAGTATAGATGTGACATGCGAGAGCATGTagtcataaaaataaataaatcatgaATTACATGAAAGTACATCAGTATTACGATCTATCTAACCTCAATAGGTACTTGTAGATGTATTGGGTGCTGCAAAAATAATggaatatgtacatacatacatgggaaacagatggttggtcgtaaagaaataaaaaagaaatgcacCACAAATTTTTCCgttaaattctcttttttttaatgaacGTCTATCATATAACCACCATCGTATACCATAAAACTATAGCTTCTGCTCAAACGTATCTGTTTGTTATTTGCAGtttctttttattcaaattacaAATACATATAagcataattaataaattttcaaaATCAACTTCTTCATAACCTAAGTTTTAAACGATAAAAATTGTGTACTTTGAAAttacttttatttataaaatcacCTCTTTTCTTCTTACACCCTGTATTTAGTGTAAGGAAATTACTTGACATTTAAATATGTAGCTGAAATACGATCCATGGAAATTACTTAAAAGCATGCATTATTCAATATCTTGCAATAATAcgaatttatatttacatttgtaATGTAACATGGAAAAGGAAATGATGTGAGCAACTTATTCATCAAATGAAAGTCACTTTACGATTTCTTACTAAAAAAGTAAAATACTATTTTCAATTTTAGTAGGTAGATATACACAATTAaacattgtaatttaatgttACGATACTCTTGGACTATCTTTTAGTCCTAATTAACctgtaaatattttattataaataaataaatttcgttATTAAAGGTGAAATAAAACAATC contains:
- the LOC117223767 gene encoding choline-phosphate cytidylyltransferase A isoform X2 — translated: MSRKRAREETMLNSTSYTNSQNGESASCSTEDSQIYPSICMEAPFSDEPEAIAERGVCDYNIRITLKMAKSGKAPRKVRVYADGIYDLFHQGHARQLLQAKNIFPNVYLIVGVCNDELTHSKKGRTVMTDIERYDAVRHCRYVDEVVRDAPWELDDEFLKRHKIDFVAHDDIPYMTDDSTDVYAALKAKGMFVATQRTEGVSTSDIVARIVKDYDIYVRRNLARGYSAKELNVSFLNEKKFRLQNKFDDLKDKGKRVMENIGEKRMDMISKWEEKSRDFIDAFLLLFGREGRLSTIWNESKGRLMQALSPPASPKRDGSPNSSNSSNNEEDQTSPPPKKTGRFEFSGNSYYLSDDYSDDEEENLRSK
- the LOC117223767 gene encoding putative choline-phosphate cytidylyltransferase isoform X1; translation: MSRKRAREETMLNSTSYTNSQNGESASCSTEDSQIYPLVTMTWGTNRTSNNESDQVSQKKYGSEISVCYKELPSICMEAPFSDEPEAIAERGVCDYNIRITLKMAKSGKAPRKVRVYADGIYDLFHQGHARQLLQAKNIFPNVYLIVGVCNDELTHSKKGRTVMTDIERYDAVRHCRYVDEVVRDAPWELDDEFLKRHKIDFVAHDDIPYMTDDSTDVYAALKAKGMFVATQRTEGVSTSDIVARIVKDYDIYVRRNLARGYSAKELNVSFLNEKKFRLQNKFDDLKDKGKRVMENIGEKRMDMISKWEEKSRDFIDAFLLLFGREGRLSTIWNESKGRLMQALSPPASPKRDGSPNSSNSSNNEEDQTSPPPKKTGRFEFSGNSYYLSDDYSDDEEENLRSK